The Achromobacter pestifer genome includes a region encoding these proteins:
- the gltX gene encoding glutamate--tRNA ligase: protein MTSNASTPIRTRFAPSPTGFLHLGGARTALFSWAFARHHKGTFVLRIEDTDVERSTPEAVQAILDSMDWLGMQPDEGPFYQMQRMDRYREVVAQMLAAGTAYHCYSSPEEVEAMREAARARGDKPRYDGTWRPEPGKTLPAIPEGRKPVARFKNPQEGATSWNDMVKGTISFDNTELDDLIIARPDGTPTYNFCVVVDDWDMGITHVLRGDDHVNNTPRQINILRALGATLPEYGHVPMILGPDGEKLSKRHGAVNVMEYDNEGYLPEAMVNYLARLGWSHGDDELFSRDQLVSWFDTKHLSKSASQWDPKKLNWVNAHYIKQMDNAELAERVAPRIANRGGHPEKIDLPGVMGLLKDRAETLEQLADGAMLFCAEFKGAPAELAEQHLTAPAREALADFAQRAQDADWTREALSALIKAVLADRGMKMPQLAIPLRVAVTGQTQTPAVDAVLALLGKQTVLKRLAAI from the coding sequence ATGACTTCCAACGCCTCTACCCCCATTCGTACCCGTTTCGCGCCTTCGCCCACGGGTTTCCTGCACCTGGGCGGCGCCCGCACCGCGCTGTTCTCCTGGGCCTTCGCGCGCCACCACAAAGGCACGTTCGTGCTGCGCATCGAAGACACGGACGTCGAACGCTCCACGCCGGAAGCGGTGCAGGCCATCCTGGACAGCATGGACTGGCTGGGCATGCAGCCCGATGAAGGCCCCTTCTATCAGATGCAGCGCATGGACCGCTACCGCGAAGTGGTCGCGCAGATGCTGGCCGCCGGCACCGCCTACCACTGCTACAGCTCGCCCGAGGAAGTGGAAGCCATGCGCGAAGCCGCCCGCGCCCGCGGCGACAAGCCGCGCTACGACGGCACCTGGCGCCCCGAGCCCGGCAAGACCCTGCCGGCCATCCCGGAAGGCCGCAAGCCCGTGGCGCGCTTCAAGAACCCGCAGGAAGGCGCGACTTCCTGGAACGACATGGTCAAGGGCACCATCAGCTTCGACAACACCGAGCTGGACGACCTGATCATCGCGCGCCCGGACGGCACGCCCACCTACAACTTCTGCGTCGTGGTCGATGACTGGGACATGGGCATCACCCACGTGCTGCGCGGCGATGACCACGTCAACAACACCCCGCGCCAGATCAACATCCTGCGCGCGCTGGGCGCCACGCTGCCCGAATACGGCCACGTGCCCATGATCCTGGGCCCGGACGGCGAAAAGCTGTCCAAGCGCCACGGCGCCGTCAACGTCATGGAGTACGACAACGAGGGCTATCTGCCCGAAGCCATGGTCAACTACCTGGCGCGCCTGGGCTGGAGCCACGGCGACGACGAACTCTTCTCGCGCGACCAGCTGGTGTCGTGGTTCGATACCAAGCACCTGTCCAAGTCGGCCTCGCAGTGGGATCCGAAGAAGCTGAACTGGGTCAACGCCCACTACATCAAGCAGATGGACAACGCGGAACTGGCCGAGCGCGTGGCGCCGCGCATCGCGAATCGCGGCGGCCATCCGGAAAAGATCGACCTGCCGGGCGTCATGGGCCTGTTGAAGGACCGCGCCGAAACGCTGGAGCAACTGGCCGACGGCGCCATGCTGTTTTGCGCCGAGTTCAAGGGCGCGCCCGCCGAACTGGCCGAACAGCACCTGACGGCCCCCGCGCGCGAAGCGCTGGCCGACTTCGCCCAGCGCGCCCAGGACGCGGACTGGACCCGCGAGGCCCTGTCCGCCCTGATCAAGGCCGTGCTGGCCGATCGCGGCATGAAGATGCCGCAACTGGCCATCCCCCTGCGTGTTGCCGTCACCGGCCAGACCCAGACCCCGGCCGTGGACGCGGTGCTGGCCCTGCTGGGCAAGCAGACGGTGCTCAAGCGCCTGGCCGCGATCTAA
- a CDS encoding MFS transporter: MPALSSEARAIALLALAAFVSASAFRICDPMLPQLAAEFGTTTGQAARAVTAFAVAYGVLQMFFGPLGDRYGKYRVVSIATFACALGSAGAVAAGSLDMLVFCRVLSGAAGAGIVPLSMAWIGDNVPYERRQATLARFLTGTILGMSAGQLAGGLFADTVGWRWAFAALVCGYLIVGVLLLLEVRRQQVSGLGRVDPGAVRQGFVAQARLVLGTPWARIVLATVFVEGLLVFGALAFAPSYLHERFDISLTAAGALVAVYAVGGLIYTVVAGRILKRLGERGLAIAGGLVLGVAFLSYLLGPVWMWSLLASVLAGFGYYLLHATLQTNATQMVPSARGTAVAWFASCLFMGQAAGVALAGAVVDEIGPGALFGGSAALLPLLGAFFARALKARAAIQQA, from the coding sequence ATGCCTGCCCTGTCCTCCGAAGCGCGCGCCATCGCGCTGCTTGCCCTGGCCGCCTTCGTCAGCGCCAGCGCCTTCCGCATCTGTGATCCCATGTTGCCGCAGCTCGCGGCGGAATTCGGCACCACCACGGGCCAGGCCGCGCGCGCCGTGACCGCCTTCGCCGTGGCCTACGGCGTGCTGCAGATGTTCTTCGGCCCCCTGGGCGACCGCTACGGCAAATATCGCGTGGTCAGCATCGCGACCTTTGCCTGCGCGCTGGGCAGCGCGGGCGCCGTGGCGGCCGGCTCGCTGGACATGCTGGTGTTCTGCCGCGTCCTGTCGGGCGCCGCGGGGGCGGGCATCGTGCCGTTGTCCATGGCCTGGATCGGCGACAACGTTCCTTATGAACGCCGCCAGGCGACCCTGGCGCGCTTCCTGACCGGCACCATCCTCGGCATGTCGGCGGGGCAGTTGGCCGGCGGCTTGTTCGCCGACACGGTGGGCTGGCGCTGGGCCTTTGCCGCACTGGTCTGCGGCTATCTGATAGTGGGCGTGCTGCTGTTGCTGGAAGTGCGGCGCCAGCAGGTCTCGGGCCTGGGCCGCGTGGATCCGGGCGCGGTCCGCCAGGGGTTCGTGGCGCAGGCGCGCTTGGTGCTGGGCACGCCCTGGGCCCGCATCGTGCTGGCGACGGTGTTTGTCGAAGGCCTGCTGGTCTTCGGTGCCCTGGCCTTCGCGCCTTCCTACCTGCATGAACGCTTCGATATCTCGCTGACCGCCGCGGGCGCGCTGGTGGCCGTCTATGCCGTGGGCGGCCTGATCTATACGGTGGTGGCCGGCCGCATCCTGAAGCGTCTGGGCGAACGCGGCCTGGCGATCGCCGGCGGGCTGGTCCTGGGCGTGGCGTTCCTGTCGTATCTGCTAGGGCCGGTCTGGATGTGGAGCCTGCTGGCCAGCGTGCTGGCGGGCTTCGGCTACTACCTGCTGCACGCCACGTTGCAGACCAATGCGACCCAGATGGTGCCCTCGGCGCGCGGCACGGCGGTGGCGTGGTTCGCGTCCTGCCTGTTCATGGGGCAGGCGGCTGGCGTGGCCTTGGCGGGCGCGGTGGTCGACGAGATCGGGCCGGGCGCGCTGTTCGGCGGCTCGGCCGCGCTGCTGCCGCTGCTGGGCGCGTTCTTTGCGCGCGCGTTGAAGGCGCGCGCGGCGATCCAGCAGGCCTGA
- a CDS encoding LysR family transcriptional regulator produces the protein MRPLPEISITHYRHFLLVAELRSFRAAAARAFRSQPALSLSIREMEQRLGQPLFEPGNRGTLTRFGQDCLPLARELVQHHDRVAGALSGLASNEAGTLTMASVATVATHWLPELVAVYRERYPAVALRLFDDNSEGVERMVLAGEAELGVCSPVSQDRRLSFEPLLRDAFGLVCHRGHPLARRKSVTWREIEDLPLVGTIAHRQLAGYPQAAFMLDRQVFVSNMMSLLAMLERGVGVTVLARLGVPPDSRGLAFVPLSGPRIERELGITRLAGRSLSPAAARMEEMLRAKAAKRGRTVA, from the coding sequence ATGCGCCCCTTGCCCGAGATTTCCATCACGCATTACCGCCACTTCCTGCTGGTGGCCGAGCTGCGCAGTTTCCGCGCGGCCGCGGCCCGGGCCTTCCGCTCGCAGCCGGCCCTGTCGCTGTCGATCCGCGAAATGGAGCAGCGCCTGGGGCAGCCGCTGTTCGAACCGGGCAACCGCGGCACGCTCACGCGTTTCGGCCAGGACTGCCTGCCGCTGGCGCGCGAGCTGGTGCAGCACCATGACCGCGTGGCGGGCGCGCTGTCGGGGCTGGCGAGCAACGAGGCCGGCACCTTGACCATGGCCTCGGTCGCCACCGTGGCCACGCATTGGCTGCCGGAACTGGTGGCGGTGTACCGCGAGCGCTATCCGGCGGTGGCGCTGCGCCTGTTCGACGACAACTCGGAAGGCGTGGAGCGCATGGTGCTGGCGGGCGAGGCGGAGCTGGGCGTATGCAGCCCGGTGTCGCAGGACCGGCGGCTGTCGTTCGAGCCCTTGCTGCGCGACGCCTTCGGCCTGGTCTGCCATCGCGGCCATCCGCTGGCCAGGCGTAAGTCGGTGACCTGGCGCGAGATCGAGGACCTGCCCCTGGTCGGCACCATCGCCCATCGCCAGCTTGCCGGCTATCCGCAGGCGGCCTTCATGCTGGACCGGCAGGTCTTCGTGTCCAACATGATGTCGCTATTGGCCATGCTGGAGCGCGGCGTCGGCGTCACGGTGCTGGCGCGGCTGGGCGTGCCGCCGGACTCGCGCGGCCTGGCCTTCGTGCCGCTGTCCGGCCCGCGCATCGAGCGCGAACTGGGCATCACCCGGCTGGCCGGGCGCAGCCTGTCTCCGGCCGCCGCGCGCATGGAGGAAATGCTGCGTGCGAAGGCGGCGAAGCGCGGCCGCACTGTCGCTTGA
- a CDS encoding alpha/beta hydrolase: MNADSLLFPPPARTDPLDFSLIDRLPDRPAGQGRLILGAAPQDGRPGLLFVPGAYHGAWCYAHYLDYFARAGLACAALDVRGHGALPQDDAFLSAAIADLAQDVVNALDALAHPTVVVGHSMGALPALLAASQRTVAGVVLLAPSPPGDLPGAQALPPVPEGALRRAPNDVEIRARFLATSPDRDVCAVSRRLCAESPQVLNDRYLLRVPVDAAAIGAPGLCLEAGLDTHDRHPPGQDLAIARRFGFSHAVLAGQPHCMMYADQWQVSAAAILDWHRGQFG; the protein is encoded by the coding sequence ATGAATGCTGACTCCTTGCTCTTCCCGCCGCCCGCCCGCACCGACCCGCTGGATTTCAGCCTGATCGATCGGCTGCCCGACCGCCCCGCCGGCCAGGGCCGCCTGATCCTCGGCGCCGCCCCGCAAGACGGCAGGCCCGGCCTGCTGTTCGTGCCGGGCGCCTATCACGGCGCCTGGTGCTATGCGCACTATCTGGACTATTTCGCCCGCGCCGGCCTGGCCTGCGCGGCGCTGGACGTGCGCGGCCACGGTGCCCTGCCCCAGGACGACGCGTTCCTGTCGGCCGCCATCGCGGATCTGGCCCAGGATGTCGTCAACGCGCTGGACGCGCTGGCGCACCCCACGGTCGTCGTGGGCCACAGCATGGGCGCACTGCCCGCGCTGTTGGCCGCCAGCCAACGGACGGTGGCGGGCGTGGTCCTGCTGGCGCCGTCGCCGCCCGGCGACCTGCCCGGCGCGCAAGCGCTGCCGCCCGTCCCCGAGGGCGCGCTGCGCCGCGCGCCGAACGATGTGGAAATCCGCGCGCGCTTTCTGGCGACCTCGCCCGACCGCGACGTCTGCGCGGTCTCGCGCCGCCTGTGCGCCGAAAGCCCGCAAGTACTCAACGACCGCTATCTGCTGCGCGTGCCCGTCGACGCCGCCGCCATCGGCGCGCCCGGCCTGTGCCTGGAAGCCGGGCTGGACACGCATGACCGCCACCCGCCTGGCCAGGACCTGGCGATTGCGCGCCGCTTTGGCTTTTCACACGCGGTGCTTGCCGGGCAGCCGCATTGCATGATGTACGCGGACCAATGGCAAGTCAGCGCCGCCGCCATTCTGGATTGGCACCGCGGCCAGTTCGGCTGA
- a CDS encoding Bug family tripartite tricarboxylate transporter substrate binding protein, with protein sequence MSIPRYIRPALIGAGLLLAAATHAAGWPEKPVTLIVPSAAGGAADLTARTLAQYLGEKTGQTVVVEDRPGAGGIVGTNAAKNAAADGYTFLLSTNSTHSANQFLYKSLPYDAQKDFRQVGMLGTFGTVGVVSPDSPYRTVPDLVAYAKQHPGQVFFGYYSSSSQVPSELLKQRAGIEITGAAYKNITQIITDLRGKQINFAFVDYLTAMGQIDGKGLVPIAVTGAQPHAAWPSVPTMATYYPDFVVAGWLGLSAPAGTPQDIVEKMNAHMQAAVKDEATAKKLRALGLTPESMDVARFDAFVKEDTARWKEWIRISGIQPQ encoded by the coding sequence ATGTCCATACCCCGCTATATCCGTCCGGCCCTGATCGGCGCCGGCCTGCTGCTGGCCGCGGCTACGCACGCCGCCGGCTGGCCCGAGAAGCCCGTGACCCTCATCGTGCCGTCCGCCGCGGGCGGCGCGGCCGATCTCACGGCGCGCACCCTGGCGCAGTACCTGGGGGAGAAGACCGGCCAGACCGTGGTGGTCGAAGACCGGCCCGGCGCGGGCGGCATCGTCGGCACCAACGCCGCCAAGAACGCGGCGGCGGACGGCTACACCTTCCTGCTGTCCACCAACTCCACCCACTCCGCCAACCAGTTCCTCTACAAGAGCCTGCCCTACGACGCGCAGAAGGACTTCCGCCAGGTCGGCATGCTGGGCACCTTCGGCACGGTCGGCGTGGTGTCGCCCGACAGCCCGTACCGCACGGTGCCGGACCTCGTCGCCTACGCCAAGCAGCATCCCGGACAGGTCTTCTTCGGCTACTACAGCTCGTCCTCGCAAGTGCCGTCCGAACTGCTGAAGCAGCGCGCCGGCATTGAGATCACCGGCGCGGCCTACAAGAACATTACGCAGATCATCACCGACCTGCGCGGCAAGCAGATCAACTTCGCCTTCGTCGACTACCTGACTGCAATGGGCCAGATCGACGGCAAGGGGCTGGTCCCCATCGCCGTCACCGGCGCCCAGCCGCATGCGGCCTGGCCCAGCGTGCCGACCATGGCCACTTACTATCCGGATTTCGTCGTCGCCGGCTGGCTCGGCCTGTCGGCCCCGGCGGGCACGCCGCAAGACATCGTGGAAAAAATGAACGCCCACATGCAGGCGGCGGTCAAGGACGAAGCCACCGCGAAGAAGCTGCGCGCCCTGGGCCTGACGCCGGAATCGATGGACGTGGCGCGCTTCGATGCCTTCGTGAAGGAAGACACCGCGCGCTGGAAGGAATGGATCCGGATTTCGGGTATCCAACCCCAATAA
- a CDS encoding Lrp/AsnC family transcriptional regulator has product MDKTDIGILKALQEDGRASAQQLSEKVGLSAAPVWRRVKAMEASGVIQGYSAQVDRSKVGLGCMFAQISLERHSANTVENFERSVRDAPEILECYAVTGDSDFLLKILVESPEAYDRFLHRFLFNMPGIRQTRTIVALREIKHEQRLPL; this is encoded by the coding sequence ATGGACAAGACCGATATCGGCATCCTCAAGGCCTTGCAGGAGGACGGCCGGGCCTCGGCGCAGCAGCTGTCAGAGAAGGTCGGCCTGTCGGCCGCGCCGGTGTGGCGGCGGGTGAAGGCGATGGAGGCCAGCGGGGTGATCCAGGGCTATAGCGCCCAGGTGGACCGCAGCAAGGTGGGGTTGGGCTGCATGTTCGCGCAGATCAGCCTGGAGCGGCATTCCGCCAATACGGTCGAAAACTTCGAGCGCTCGGTGCGCGACGCGCCCGAGATCCTGGAGTGCTATGCGGTCACGGGGGACTCGGACTTCCTGCTGAAGATCCTGGTCGAAAGCCCGGAGGCCTACGACCGGTTCCTGCACCGTTTCCTGTTCAACATGCCCGGCATACGGCAGACGCGCACCATCGTCGCGCTGCGCGAAATCAAGCACGAACAGCGCCTGCCGCTGTAG
- a CDS encoding indolepyruvate ferredoxin oxidoreductase family protein: MDGTPAAEPQLDLEYQLADNLTRSSGRIFLTGTQSLVRIMLTQARMDRERGLNTAGFVSGYRGSPLGGVDMAMWKAQKALDANQITFLPAINEDMAATAVMGTQQAGVRADRNVDGVYAMWYGKGPGVDRAGDALHHGNAAGASRNGGVLVVVGDDHTAVSSSIPHSSEASLIGWQMPIVHPASIDEYETFALWGWALSRYSGTWVAFKAVSETIECGHSFVPAPAQRYDMPADPDMPPESLEYSARDFLSLAIETRMSLRMKAVAAFARRHSIDRLTCPAPKAAVGIVTVGKAHLDTMEALSRLGVDTVTANAPVRIYKPGLTWPLDSERLLEFARGLSHILVIEEKGAVVESQIKDLLFNLPDRPSVIGKKGFDGEALVPSAGQLRPSLLAQPLASWLSRSAGLPLAADLSAFACQAPLSNDADGMRRRPYFCSGCPHSTSTKVPEGSQALSGVGCHYMAAWMDRDTGGLTQMGGEGVDWIGLSRYTKMPHIFQNMGEGTYYHSGYLAIRQAVAAKANITYKILFNDATAMTGGQPIDGPISVPSICQQLRGENVTRIVVTTDEPEKYQGMDLGAGIKVHHRRELDALQRELREIPGVTVLIHDQTCAAEKRRRRKKNQFPDPARRMLINSAVCEGCGDCGVQSNCLSVVPLETPYGRKRAIDQSSCNKDYSCAEGFCPSFVSVMGGKPKKSAAPKADQERLQKLIAQLPLPAMPALDHPYRLLVAGMGGTGVITIGAIVSMAAHLEGLSAAVLDLTGLAQKGGTVVSHIRLAPAGAPAGPVRLDWQQADAAILCDPVASVAPDSLGALRRGHTQVTVNSYVAPVSDFTRNPDAAMRPEALLAKIRHAAGDANTAAIDAHEAALALFGDSILSNMFMLGYAWQRGGVPLSQAAINRAIELNGVAVAANRAAFDSGRLAAHQPDALEGALRPRAQVVQLHVPESFERAVARRIEDLTAYQDAAYARQFQDVVAAVAARERELAPEAKTPRLALAVARGLFKLMAYKDEYEVARLYTGASFQAQLQGQFEGDYSLRFHMAPPIFARKDPRTGVPRKMTLGPRTMTALKMLTRLKGLRGTWFDPFGHTAERKMERALVREYRQTIDQLLAGLTRDKLAQAATIAGLAETIRGFGHVKAANVEKYRTELGRLMQTYTAPAPRDMPLRKTA; the protein is encoded by the coding sequence ATGGACGGTACCCCCGCCGCCGAACCCCAGCTGGACCTCGAGTATCAGCTTGCCGACAACCTCACCCGCAGCTCCGGCCGCATCTTCCTGACCGGTACCCAGTCGCTGGTGCGCATCATGCTCACCCAGGCCCGGATGGACCGCGAACGCGGCCTGAACACCGCCGGCTTCGTCTCGGGTTACCGCGGCTCGCCGCTGGGCGGCGTCGACATGGCCATGTGGAAGGCGCAGAAGGCGCTGGACGCCAACCAGATCACCTTCCTGCCCGCCATCAATGAAGACATGGCGGCCACCGCCGTCATGGGCACCCAGCAGGCCGGCGTGCGCGCCGACCGCAACGTCGATGGCGTCTACGCCATGTGGTACGGCAAAGGCCCGGGCGTGGACCGCGCCGGCGACGCGCTGCATCACGGCAACGCCGCGGGCGCATCGCGCAACGGCGGCGTGCTGGTGGTGGTGGGCGACGACCACACCGCCGTCTCGTCCTCCATCCCGCATTCCAGCGAGGCCTCGCTGATCGGCTGGCAGATGCCCATTGTGCATCCCGCCTCCATCGACGAATACGAAACCTTCGCGCTGTGGGGCTGGGCCCTGTCGCGCTACTCGGGCACCTGGGTCGCCTTCAAGGCCGTGTCCGAAACCATAGAGTGCGGACATTCCTTCGTCCCCGCCCCCGCCCAGCGCTACGACATGCCGGCGGACCCGGACATGCCGCCCGAATCGCTGGAATATTCCGCACGCGACTTCCTGTCGCTGGCGATCGAAACGCGCATGAGCCTGCGCATGAAGGCCGTGGCTGCGTTCGCGCGCCGCCACAGCATCGACCGCCTGACCTGTCCGGCGCCCAAGGCCGCTGTCGGTATCGTCACGGTCGGCAAGGCCCACCTGGACACCATGGAAGCGCTGTCGCGGCTGGGCGTGGACACCGTCACCGCCAACGCGCCGGTGCGCATCTACAAGCCCGGCCTGACCTGGCCGCTGGATAGCGAACGCCTGCTGGAGTTCGCGCGCGGCCTGTCGCATATCCTCGTGATCGAGGAAAAGGGCGCGGTGGTTGAGAGCCAGATCAAGGACCTGCTGTTCAATCTGCCGGACCGCCCCTCGGTCATCGGCAAGAAAGGCTTCGACGGCGAAGCGCTGGTGCCCTCGGCCGGCCAGTTGCGCCCGTCCCTGCTGGCGCAGCCGCTGGCCAGTTGGCTCAGCCGCTCTGCCGGCCTGCCGCTGGCCGCGGACCTGTCCGCGTTCGCCTGCCAGGCGCCGCTTTCCAACGACGCCGACGGCATGCGCCGCCGCCCCTACTTCTGTTCGGGCTGCCCGCACAGCACTTCGACCAAGGTGCCGGAAGGCAGCCAGGCCCTGTCGGGCGTGGGCTGCCACTACATGGCCGCCTGGATGGACCGCGACACCGGCGGCCTGACGCAGATGGGCGGCGAAGGCGTCGACTGGATCGGCCTGTCGCGCTACACCAAGATGCCGCACATCTTCCAGAACATGGGAGAAGGCACCTATTACCACTCCGGCTATCTCGCCATCCGCCAGGCCGTGGCCGCCAAGGCCAACATCACCTACAAGATCCTGTTCAACGACGCCACGGCCATGACGGGCGGCCAGCCCATCGACGGCCCGATCTCGGTGCCCAGCATCTGCCAGCAGTTGCGCGGCGAGAACGTGACGCGCATCGTCGTCACCACGGACGAACCCGAAAAATACCAGGGCATGGACCTGGGCGCCGGCATCAAGGTGCACCACCGCCGCGAACTCGACGCGCTGCAGCGCGAGCTGCGCGAGATCCCAGGCGTGACCGTGCTGATCCACGACCAGACCTGCGCCGCCGAAAAGCGCCGCCGCCGCAAGAAGAACCAATTCCCGGACCCGGCACGCCGCATGCTGATCAACAGCGCGGTCTGCGAGGGCTGCGGCGACTGCGGCGTGCAATCGAACTGCCTATCGGTGGTGCCGCTGGAAACGCCCTATGGCCGCAAGCGCGCCATCGACCAGTCCAGCTGCAACAAGGACTATTCCTGCGCCGAAGGATTCTGCCCCAGCTTCGTTTCCGTCATGGGCGGCAAGCCCAAGAAGAGCGCGGCGCCCAAGGCCGACCAGGAACGCCTGCAGAAACTGATCGCGCAATTGCCCCTGCCTGCCATGCCGGCGCTGGACCATCCCTACCGCCTGCTGGTGGCCGGCATGGGCGGCACCGGCGTCATCACCATCGGCGCCATCGTATCGATGGCGGCGCATCTGGAAGGCCTGTCCGCCGCGGTGCTCGACCTGACCGGCCTGGCGCAGAAAGGCGGCACGGTGGTCAGCCATATCCGCCTGGCGCCTGCCGGCGCGCCGGCAGGCCCGGTGCGCCTGGACTGGCAGCAGGCCGATGCCGCGATCCTTTGCGACCCGGTCGCTTCCGTGGCGCCCGATTCGCTAGGCGCGCTGCGCCGCGGCCACACCCAGGTCACGGTCAACAGCTACGTGGCGCCGGTCTCCGACTTCACCCGCAACCCGGATGCCGCCATGCGGCCCGAAGCGCTGCTGGCCAAGATCCGCCACGCGGCGGGTGACGCCAACACCGCCGCGATCGACGCGCACGAAGCCGCGCTGGCCCTGTTCGGCGACAGCATCCTGTCCAATATGTTCATGCTGGGCTATGCCTGGCAACGCGGCGGCGTGCCGTTGTCGCAGGCCGCCATCAACCGCGCCATCGAACTCAACGGCGTGGCGGTGGCCGCCAACCGGGCCGCCTTCGACAGCGGCCGGCTGGCGGCACACCAGCCCGACGCGCTGGAAGGCGCGCTGCGCCCGCGCGCCCAGGTCGTGCAGCTGCACGTGCCCGAATCGTTCGAACGCGCCGTCGCCCGCCGCATCGAAGACCTGACCGCCTACCAGGATGCGGCCTACGCGCGCCAATTCCAGGACGTAGTCGCGGCCGTCGCGGCACGCGAGCGCGAACTGGCGCCCGAGGCCAAGACCCCGCGCCTGGCGCTGGCGGTCGCGCGCGGCCTCTTCAAGCTCATGGCCTACAAGGACGAATACGAAGTCGCGCGGCTCTACACCGGCGCCTCCTTCCAGGCGCAGTTGCAGGGCCAGTTCGAAGGCGACTACAGCCTGCGCTTCCACATGGCCCCGCCCATCTTTGCCCGCAAGGATCCGCGCACCGGCGTGCCGCGCAAGATGACGCTGGGCCCGCGCACCATGACCGCGCTGAAAATGCTGACGCGCCTGAAGGGCCTGCGTGGCACCTGGTTCGATCCCTTCGGCCACACCGCCGAACGCAAGATGGAACGGGCGCTGGTGCGCGAGTACCGCCAGACCATAGACCAGTTGCTGGCAGGGTTGACCCGCGACAAGCTGGCCCAAGCGGCTACAATCGCCGGCCTTGCAGAAACCATCCGCGGCTTCGGCCACGTGAAGGCTGCAAACGTCGAAAAATATCGGACGGAGTTAGGCCGCTTGATGCAAACCTATACGGCGCCTGCCCCGCGCGATATGCCCCTGCGGAAAACCGCATAA